The following are encoded together in the Gemmatimonadaceae bacterium genome:
- a CDS encoding PTS sugar transporter subunit IIB: MTLVLYRIDDRLIHGQVVLGWGQPLDVGFIVLVDDGVAGSEWERDLYRMAVPPGVDVYFHTAAECAVVLGGYRADPRHGILLTGDVHTMRALVAGDGIPAVNLGGIHHRRDRVQRLRYLFLSPDEAEALREIAARGVVVTAQDVPSARAVPLDEILAAGGAP; the protein is encoded by the coding sequence GTGACGCTTGTGTTGTACCGCATCGACGACCGGCTGATCCACGGACAGGTGGTGCTGGGGTGGGGCCAGCCGCTCGACGTCGGTTTCATCGTACTCGTCGACGACGGCGTGGCTGGCAGCGAATGGGAGCGCGACCTGTACCGCATGGCCGTGCCGCCTGGCGTGGACGTCTACTTCCATACGGCCGCCGAGTGCGCCGTGGTGCTCGGTGGCTATCGTGCCGATCCCCGCCACGGCATCCTGCTCACCGGCGATGTGCACACCATGCGCGCGCTCGTTGCGGGTGACGGGATCCCCGCGGTGAACCTGGGAGGCATCCACCACCGCCGCGACCGCGTCCAGCGGCTGCGCTACCTGTTCCTGTCACCGGACGAAGCGGAGGCGCTGCGCGAGATCGCGGCGCGTGGCGTCGTCGTGACGGCGCAGGACGTACCGTCGGCGCGGGCTGTTCCCTTGGACGAGATCCTGGCTGCGGGCGGCGCGCCGTGA
- the metK gene encoding methionine adenosyltransferase, with product MRDRHPFTSESVTEGHPDKVADAISDAILDAILADDTNARVACETLVTTGMACVAGEITTNTYVHIPDIVRATIHDIGYTDAGYGFDSHTCSVLSTIDRQSPDIALGVDTGGAGDQGMMFGYASDETDELMPMPIMLAHRLTRALAEARKSGAMPWLRPDGKSQVTVIYDDHRPVAVDTVVVSTQHAPGVSNRRIRSEILDGIIEPVIPAELRVKRPKYHINPTGRFVVGGPQGDAGLTGRKIIVDTYGGMGRHGGGAFSGKDPSKVDRSGSYAARWVAKNIVAAKLAARCEVQLAYAIGVAEPVSVMVDTFGTGRVNDQVIRRAVVDSFDLTPRGIIHALDLRKPIFSATSAYGHFGRPPEKLGRGRTRRTTFTWERVDRAADLRRAVR from the coding sequence GTGCGCGATCGCCATCCGTTCACCTCCGAGTCCGTCACCGAAGGCCATCCCGACAAGGTGGCCGACGCGATCTCCGACGCCATCCTCGACGCCATCCTCGCCGATGACACCAACGCGCGCGTGGCCTGCGAGACGCTGGTCACCACGGGGATGGCGTGCGTGGCCGGGGAGATCACGACGAACACCTACGTCCACATCCCCGACATCGTCCGCGCCACGATCCACGACATCGGATACACGGACGCCGGCTATGGATTCGATTCCCACACCTGTTCGGTACTCAGTACGATCGACCGCCAGTCGCCGGACATCGCGCTCGGGGTGGACACGGGCGGGGCGGGCGACCAGGGCATGATGTTCGGCTACGCGTCGGACGAAACGGACGAACTGATGCCGATGCCGATCATGCTCGCCCACCGCCTGACGCGGGCACTGGCCGAGGCGCGGAAGAGCGGGGCCATGCCGTGGCTGCGTCCCGACGGCAAGTCGCAGGTCACGGTGATCTACGACGATCACCGGCCGGTGGCGGTGGACACGGTCGTCGTCTCCACGCAGCATGCGCCCGGGGTGTCGAACCGTCGCATCCGGAGCGAGATCCTCGACGGCATCATCGAACCGGTGATCCCCGCCGAGCTGCGCGTCAAACGGCCCAAGTACCATATCAATCCCACGGGCCGGTTCGTCGTCGGTGGACCGCAGGGTGACGCCGGGCTCACTGGGCGCAAGATCATCGTCGATACCTACGGCGGCATGGGCCGCCACGGCGGCGGCGCGTTCAGCGGCAAGGATCCGTCCAAGGTCGATCGGTCCGGGTCGTACGCGGCGCGGTGGGTGGCCAAGAACATCGTGGCCGCCAAGCTCGCCGCGCGGTGTGAAGTGCAGCTCGCCTACGCGATCGGGGTGGCCGAGCCGGTGTCGGTGATGGTCGATACCTTCGGTACCGGCCGGGTGAACGACCAGGTGATCCGCCGCGCCGTGGTCGACAGCTTCGACCTCACGCCGCGCGGCATCATTCACGCCCTCGATCTCCGCAAGCCGATCTTCTCGGCCACCTCGGCCTATGGTCACTTCGGACGCCCGCCCGAAAAGCTGGGGCGGGGCAGGACCCGGCGCACGACGTTCACGTGGGAGCGCGTCGATCGCGCCGCGGACCTGCGACGCGCAGTGCGGTGA
- a CDS encoding PTS system mannose/fructose/sorbose family transporter subunit IID, with translation MTGPAPARPRLPSRVRAAMLLRLFAIQGSWNYETLMGNGMAFCLEPALRSLPGGVRGPRFKEALARQNRYFNAHPYLAAFAVGALARVELDGEAPERIERFRGALCGPLGSVGDQLVWAGWLPLSSWVALGLFGWHASAAVVVITFLLLYNVGHVALLVWGLRTGWDQGLGVAAGLGHPVLRRGPTILGRAAALAAGVGIPLALARLVGAQRTQLSEILLAALVGAVVVVKAQAKLEGWRFALLVVTAVVLFSVIR, from the coding sequence ATGACGGGGCCTGCCCCCGCGCGTCCACGTCTCCCGTCGCGCGTCCGCGCCGCGATGCTCCTGCGCCTGTTCGCCATTCAGGGCTCCTGGAATTATGAAACACTGATGGGCAACGGCATGGCGTTCTGCCTTGAGCCGGCGCTCCGGTCGCTCCCCGGCGGCGTGCGCGGGCCGCGATTCAAGGAGGCGCTGGCCCGCCAGAATCGGTATTTCAATGCGCACCCGTACCTGGCCGCGTTCGCCGTGGGGGCGCTGGCCCGCGTCGAACTCGACGGCGAGGCCCCGGAGCGCATCGAGCGATTCCGCGGCGCGCTGTGCGGCCCGTTGGGCAGCGTGGGCGACCAGCTCGTGTGGGCCGGTTGGCTGCCACTGTCGTCCTGGGTCGCGCTGGGGCTGTTCGGGTGGCACGCGTCGGCTGCAGTCGTTGTGATCACATTTCTGCTTCTGTACAACGTGGGCCACGTGGCGCTCCTGGTATGGGGGTTGCGTACGGGGTGGGACCAGGGGCTGGGTGTCGCCGCCGGACTGGGGCACCCGGTGCTGCGTCGGGGGCCGACGATCCTGGGCCGCGCGGCCGCCCTCGCCGCTGGTGTGGGCATTCCGCTTGCCCTCGCCCGTCTCGTGGGTGCGCAGCGCACTCAGTTGAGCGAAATTCTGCTGGCGGCGCTCGTAGGCGCCGTGGTCGTGGTCAAGGCGCAGGCCAAACTCGAAGGCTGGCGGTTCGCCCTTCTTGTGGTGACCGCCGTCGTCCTCTTCTCGGTGATCCGCTGA
- a CDS encoding glycosyltransferase family 4 protein: protein MRILLVNWQDRENPLAGGAEIHLHEIFGRLVLKGHQVVLLCGGWSGAPPRTVLDGIAVHRVGTRHTFPFLARRYYARHLAGTSDVLVEDVNKIPLYTPRWGAQRVMTLVPHLFGATAFREFAAPLAAAVWLAERPLGRVYRRVPFEAISESTKEDLAHRGIDPMQVEVIYPGIDSAAYTPAPGARAAVPTFSYLGRLKHYKGVHLVIRAFAAMQHRNAVLEIAGAGDYRARLERLAASLDLGSRVRFLGRISDEEKLALLRRSWALAFASPKEGWGITNLEAAACATPVVASNSPGIRESVRHGETGFLVPHGDIEAMAAAMDRLAADPMLVESLGVQARRFAESFTWERAADQTEQHLTRVLAMEVPV, encoded by the coding sequence GTGCGTATCCTGCTCGTCAACTGGCAGGACCGGGAGAATCCGCTGGCCGGGGGCGCGGAGATACATCTGCACGAGATCTTCGGCCGCCTCGTGCTCAAGGGACACCAGGTCGTGCTGCTCTGCGGCGGCTGGTCCGGCGCTCCGCCGCGTACGGTGCTCGACGGCATCGCTGTGCACCGGGTGGGCACGCGGCACACGTTCCCATTCCTGGCCCGCCGGTACTACGCGCGGCATCTCGCTGGCACGTCCGACGTGCTGGTCGAGGACGTGAACAAGATCCCGCTGTACACGCCTCGCTGGGGAGCGCAGCGGGTGATGACCCTCGTGCCGCACCTGTTCGGCGCCACGGCATTCCGGGAGTTTGCGGCGCCGTTGGCCGCGGCCGTGTGGCTCGCGGAGCGGCCGCTGGGGCGCGTCTACCGCCGCGTGCCGTTCGAAGCGATCAGCGAGAGCACCAAGGAAGACCTGGCCCACCGGGGAATTGACCCGATGCAGGTCGAGGTGATCTATCCCGGCATCGACAGCGCGGCGTACACGCCGGCGCCCGGCGCGCGCGCGGCGGTGCCGACGTTCTCGTATCTGGGACGCCTCAAGCACTACAAGGGCGTGCATTTGGTGATCCGCGCCTTCGCCGCCATGCAGCACCGGAACGCGGTGTTGGAAATCGCCGGGGCGGGAGACTACCGCGCGCGGCTGGAACGGTTGGCGGCGTCGCTTGACCTGGGCTCGCGCGTGCGGTTTCTTGGGCGTATCAGCGACGAGGAGAAGCTGGCGTTGCTGCGCCGGTCGTGGGCGCTCGCCTTCGCATCGCCCAAGGAGGGGTGGGGGATCACGAATCTGGAGGCCGCGGCGTGCGCCACGCCCGTGGTCGCTTCGAATTCGCCGGGAATTCGCGAATCGGTGCGCCACGGCGAGACCGGGTTTCTCGTGCCGCACGGTGACATCGAAGCCATGGCGGCCGCGATGGACCGGCTGGCCGCGGATCCGATGCTCGTCGAGTCTCTGGGGGTGCAGGCGCGACGCTTTGCCGAAAGCTTCACGTGGGAACGGGCTGCCGACCAGACCGAGCAGCACCTGACCCGCGTCCTCGCGATGGAGGTTCCCGTCTGA
- a CDS encoding bifunctional nuclease family protein — translation MVEVVVAKLAVDASTRAYVVILQEKGGDRVLPIWIGQPEAESIIIEMHQIVRTRPLTHDLCRSLITTLGADLARVEITRMEERTYFAEMHLVRGAERMTVDARPSDSIAIALRFGAPIFADDALLNDSSDDWEPGATSPPPEPADLSAERLKAYLEGLRPEDFGKFNP, via the coding sequence ATGGTCGAAGTCGTCGTAGCCAAGCTGGCAGTCGATGCATCGACGCGGGCGTACGTGGTCATCCTGCAAGAGAAAGGCGGTGACCGCGTACTGCCGATCTGGATCGGCCAGCCGGAGGCCGAGTCGATCATCATCGAGATGCACCAGATCGTGCGGACGCGCCCGCTCACGCACGACCTGTGCCGGAGCCTCATCACCACGCTCGGCGCTGATCTGGCACGGGTCGAGATCACGCGCATGGAGGAGCGTACGTACTTCGCGGAGATGCACCTGGTGCGCGGAGCGGAGCGGATGACCGTGGATGCCCGTCCCTCCGACAGCATCGCGATCGCGCTGCGATTCGGCGCTCCCATCTTCGCTGACGACGCGCTGCTCAACGATAGCAGCGACGATTGGGAGCCTGGGGCCACCTCACCGCCTCCTGAACCGGCCGACCTCTCGGCCGAGCGGCTCAAGGCGTACCTCGAGGGGTTGCGCCCCGAGGACTTCGGTAAATTCAACCCGTGA
- a CDS encoding HPr family phosphocarrier protein has product MPECTATIVNQVGLHARPAAQIVKLASRFKSDITLAREDLEVNAKSIMGVMMLAAERGAKLVLRAEGPDADAALVALSQLIADGFGEP; this is encoded by the coding sequence ATGCCTGAATGCACCGCGACGATCGTCAACCAGGTGGGCCTGCATGCGCGGCCGGCCGCGCAGATCGTGAAGCTCGCCTCCCGGTTCAAGAGCGACATCACCCTCGCGCGCGAGGACCTCGAGGTGAACGCGAAGAGCATCATGGGCGTGATGATGTTGGCCGCTGAGCGCGGCGCCAAGCTCGTGCTGCGTGCCGAGGGCCCCGATGCCGACGCCGCGCTGGTCGCGCTCTCCCAGCTCATCGCCGACGGATTCGGAGAGCCCTAG
- the hprK gene encoding HPr(Ser) kinase/phosphatase, protein MSPSAKGATKPPLTAGRLLERMRDTLELTLVEGTGSLERVITSPNISSPGLVLAGYTERFPGHRLQVLGETEVTYLDTREPGERARVLQLFFSHAIPCVFVTKGLALPAAGVEAARAAGVPVFTSALKTNEFYTRIKPWLEDEFAPTTTIHGSVADVFGVGLLFIGRSGIGKSECVLDLVERGHRLVADDLVFVKRRGTDVLIGSGHEMQRHCMEIRGVGLVDVPAVFGVRAVRQQKRIEVVVQLAEWHQDMPIDRTGLDGESTTILDVELPQITVPLNPGKNITVVAEVIAMNHLLKYSGFDPAERFNARLIGHLRAAADVKRYLQEDDE, encoded by the coding sequence ATGAGCCCGTCGGCGAAGGGCGCGACCAAGCCGCCACTCACGGCGGGGCGGCTGCTGGAGCGTATGCGCGACACCCTGGAACTGACGCTCGTCGAAGGCACGGGGTCGCTCGAACGGGTCATCACGAGCCCCAACATCTCGAGCCCGGGACTCGTGCTCGCCGGGTACACCGAGCGCTTTCCCGGTCACCGCCTGCAGGTGCTCGGCGAGACCGAGGTCACGTACCTCGACACGCGAGAGCCGGGAGAGCGCGCGCGGGTGCTCCAGTTGTTCTTCTCGCACGCCATTCCGTGCGTGTTCGTGACCAAGGGATTGGCGCTCCCGGCCGCCGGCGTCGAGGCGGCGCGCGCGGCCGGCGTTCCGGTGTTCACGTCGGCCCTCAAGACCAACGAGTTCTACACGCGCATCAAGCCGTGGCTCGAGGACGAATTCGCGCCCACCACCACGATCCACGGTTCCGTGGCCGACGTGTTCGGCGTGGGCCTGCTGTTCATCGGGCGCAGCGGTATCGGCAAATCGGAATGCGTCCTCGACCTCGTGGAACGAGGGCACCGGTTGGTGGCCGACGACCTCGTGTTCGTCAAACGTCGCGGCACGGACGTGCTCATCGGGAGCGGCCACGAAATGCAGCGCCATTGCATGGAGATCCGCGGGGTGGGGCTCGTGGACGTGCCGGCGGTGTTCGGCGTCCGGGCCGTGCGTCAGCAGAAACGCATCGAGGTCGTGGTGCAGTTGGCGGAGTGGCATCAGGACATGCCGATCGACCGTACCGGCCTCGACGGCGAGTCGACGACGATCCTCGATGTCGAACTGCCGCAGATCACGGTCCCGCTCAACCCGGGCAAGAATATCACGGTGGTCGCCGAGGTGATCGCGATGAACCATCTGCTCAAGTACAGCGGGTTCGATCCCGCCGAGCGATTCAACGCCCGGCTCATCGGGCACCTGCGTGCAGCCGCCGACGTCAAACGATATCTCCAGGAAGATGACGAATAA
- the ribH gene encoding 6,7-dimethyl-8-ribityllumazine synthase, which produces MAEFTGTPSGHGRRVAVLASRFNDSITTRLADGAMDALVRHGVAAADVDLVWVPGAWELPIAARRLMAGDRYDAIVAVGAVIRGETPHFDYVAGEASRGLALASAEFETPVGFGLLTCDTVEQAEARAGGAHGNKGWDAALAALEMIDLLDRLDVPDEG; this is translated from the coding sequence ATGGCTGAATTCACGGGAACGCCTTCGGGCCACGGCCGCCGGGTGGCGGTGCTGGCCAGTCGGTTCAACGACTCGATCACCACCAGGCTGGCCGACGGGGCCATGGATGCCCTCGTGCGCCACGGGGTGGCCGCGGCCGATGTGGACCTCGTATGGGTCCCGGGCGCGTGGGAGCTGCCGATCGCCGCGCGACGGCTCATGGCCGGCGACCGCTACGACGCCATCGTCGCGGTGGGCGCGGTGATCCGCGGCGAGACCCCGCATTTCGACTACGTGGCGGGCGAGGCATCGCGCGGACTGGCCCTGGCGTCGGCAGAATTCGAGACGCCGGTTGGATTCGGGCTGCTCACGTGCGATACGGTGGAGCAGGCCGAGGCGCGCGCCGGCGGCGCTCACGGCAATAAAGGTTGGGACGCGGCGCTCGCTGCGCTGGAAATGATCGACCTCCTGGATCGCCTGGACGTGCCGGATGAGGGTTGA
- the ptsP gene encoding phosphoenolpyruvate--protein phosphotransferase, producing the protein MDRTLAGIPASPGIAVGTIHLLRWEVPDVPHRLIPEDQIPSELRRFHAAIDRAKERLNQVRVRVEAVAGREEAAIFDVQHSILEDTELLSGVEEFIRQQLAAEKAFDLVMLEWRQRFARHSVAMLRERVSDLTDVHIRVLSLLLELPDHDPVDLPRGARVILVTHDLTPGLTVQLDREAIVGIATDAGTRTSHVAILARSLHLPAVVGLRTAAKSLVGGERAILDGSAGTITVSPTDVEIEQYRERARQEEVVEGELRRLAKLESVTLDGVSILLHANVDLPEDADAARDSGAEGVGLMRTEFLVMGRATMPDEEEQYRSYRRVIEAFAGMPVVIRTFDIGGDKLPVGGFPTEANPFLGWRAIRMCLDQPAIFRTQLRALLRAGVHGDLRIMLPLVVSVAEVRQSRVLLAEAEQELAARGVEFKRDIPLGVMVETPAAAVAADTFTREVAFLSIGTNDLVQYTLAVDRGNANLANRFTPLHPAVLRLIRRIVDMGDQAGLEVAVCGEMASQPIMAYALLGLGVRKLSVAARSLPLVKRIVRSISVRDAEVAATAALHADTAEAAEEELVRRLREAIGDLAFH; encoded by the coding sequence GTGGACCGCACTCTGGCCGGCATCCCCGCGTCACCCGGCATCGCCGTCGGTACCATCCACCTGCTGCGGTGGGAGGTGCCGGACGTACCGCATCGCCTGATTCCAGAAGACCAGATCCCCTCCGAGCTCCGGCGGTTTCACGCGGCCATCGACCGTGCCAAGGAGCGGCTGAACCAGGTGCGGGTGCGGGTCGAGGCCGTGGCCGGCCGCGAGGAAGCGGCGATCTTCGACGTGCAGCACTCGATTCTCGAAGACACCGAACTCCTGTCGGGGGTGGAGGAATTCATCCGCCAGCAGCTGGCCGCCGAGAAGGCGTTCGATCTCGTCATGCTCGAATGGCGCCAGCGGTTCGCCCGTCACTCGGTGGCGATGCTGCGCGAGCGGGTGAGTGACCTCACGGACGTGCACATCCGCGTACTGTCGCTCCTCCTCGAACTGCCCGACCACGACCCCGTGGACCTGCCACGCGGCGCTCGCGTCATTCTCGTCACGCACGACCTCACTCCAGGCCTCACGGTGCAACTCGACCGCGAAGCGATTGTCGGGATCGCCACCGACGCCGGTACCAGGACCTCGCACGTCGCCATCCTCGCGCGGTCGCTGCACTTGCCGGCCGTGGTCGGGTTGCGCACGGCGGCCAAGTCGCTCGTCGGCGGCGAGCGTGCCATCCTCGATGGGAGTGCGGGCACGATCACCGTCAGCCCCACCGATGTCGAGATCGAACAATACCGCGAGCGTGCCCGCCAGGAAGAGGTGGTCGAGGGCGAGCTCCGCCGGCTGGCCAAGCTGGAGAGCGTGACGCTCGACGGCGTGTCGATCCTGCTGCACGCCAACGTCGATCTGCCCGAGGACGCCGACGCGGCGCGCGACAGCGGGGCCGAGGGCGTGGGGCTCATGCGCACCGAATTCCTGGTCATGGGTCGCGCCACGATGCCCGACGAGGAAGAACAGTACCGCAGCTACCGGCGCGTGATCGAGGCGTTCGCCGGCATGCCAGTGGTGATTCGCACGTTCGACATCGGCGGCGACAAGCTGCCCGTAGGCGGGTTCCCCACGGAAGCGAATCCGTTCCTCGGCTGGCGCGCCATCCGCATGTGCCTCGATCAACCGGCGATCTTCCGCACGCAACTCCGGGCGCTGCTGCGCGCGGGAGTACACGGCGATCTGCGCATCATGCTTCCGCTGGTCGTGTCAGTGGCCGAGGTGCGCCAGTCCCGCGTCCTGCTCGCCGAGGCGGAGCAGGAACTGGCTGCACGCGGCGTGGAATTCAAGCGCGATATTCCGTTGGGCGTGATGGTCGAGACACCGGCCGCTGCGGTCGCCGCTGATACGTTCACCCGCGAGGTCGCGTTTCTCAGTATCGGCACCAACGACCTCGTGCAGTACACCCTGGCGGTGGACCGCGGGAACGCGAACCTCGCCAATCGGTTCACGCCGCTGCATCCGGCCGTGCTCCGCCTCATCCGCCGCATCGTCGATATGGGGGATCAGGCTGGTCTCGAGGTCGCGGTGTGTGGCGAGATGGCGTCGCAGCCCATCATGGCGTATGCCCTGCTCGGGCTCGGCGTTCGCAAATTGAGCGTCGCGGCGCGATCGCTGCCGCTGGTCAAGCGCATCGTGCGGAGCATCAGCGTGCGCGATGCCGAGGTGGCGGCGACCGCCGCCCTCCACGCCGATACGGCCGAAGCGGCCGAGGAAGAACTCGTGCGGCGCCTGCGCGAGGCCATCGGCGATCTCGCGTTTCACTGA
- a CDS encoding HPF/RaiA family ribosome-associated protein — protein MEIIFHGHRAPMSPRLTRRAREGVSKLARRLGRPVDAIVRFEEDGPARRVEITLHSPRQKPIIADARARYTGTALSQALDRLGAQVARVRRQRLARRVVRA, from the coding sequence ATGGAGATCATTTTTCATGGGCACCGCGCGCCCATGTCTCCCCGATTGACGCGCCGGGCCCGGGAGGGCGTGAGCAAGCTGGCACGCCGCCTGGGCCGTCCCGTGGACGCGATCGTTCGCTTCGAGGAGGACGGGCCCGCCCGACGCGTCGAGATCACGCTCCACTCTCCGCGCCAGAAGCCGATCATCGCCGACGCCCGTGCCCGCTACACCGGCACGGCGCTGAGCCAGGCGCTCGACCGTCTGGGTGCGCAGGTCGCCCGGGTGCGCCGCCAACGCCTCGCGCGCCGCGTCGTCCGCGCATGA
- a CDS encoding bifunctional 3,4-dihydroxy-2-butanone-4-phosphate synthase/GTP cyclohydrolase II, which produces MTFGTVDQAIADIKAGKFVIVADDEDRENEGDLICAAQLVTPDMVNFMIRNAGGLVCLALPPERVDQLDLAPMSETNPDEYRTAYTVSVDASARFGVTTGISAQDRATTIRVAVDPATAPADLRHGGHVFPLRAREGGVLQRVGHTEAAVDLARLAGLYPAGVICEILNADGSAARRESLEQFAETRGLTFITVAQLVAHRLKHERLVHRVAEARLPTEYGTWRIVGYRNDVDPHEHVALIYGDVTEGENVLVRMHSKCLTGDVFHSKRCDCGWQLDTAMRMISEEGRGVIVYLDQEGRGIGLLNKLKAYELQDTGIDTVEANERLGFKPDLRNYGIGAQILLDIGLRSIRPITNNPRKMVGLEGYGLRVEERVPIVQPAQDENADYMKTKREKLGHLLVS; this is translated from the coding sequence ATGACCTTTGGCACGGTAGACCAGGCGATCGCCGACATCAAGGCCGGCAAGTTCGTGATCGTCGCCGACGATGAAGACCGCGAGAACGAGGGCGACCTCATCTGCGCGGCGCAGTTGGTGACGCCGGACATGGTGAACTTCATGATCCGGAACGCCGGCGGTCTCGTCTGCCTGGCGCTGCCGCCGGAGCGCGTGGACCAGCTCGACCTCGCTCCGATGAGCGAGACCAACCCCGACGAGTACCGCACCGCGTACACGGTGAGCGTTGACGCCAGCGCACGGTTCGGCGTGACCACGGGCATCAGCGCTCAGGACCGCGCCACGACCATTCGGGTGGCCGTCGATCCGGCCACGGCTCCGGCCGACCTGCGGCACGGCGGGCACGTGTTCCCCCTGCGGGCGCGCGAAGGTGGTGTGCTGCAGCGCGTCGGCCACACGGAGGCCGCGGTGGATCTGGCGCGACTGGCCGGGCTCTACCCGGCCGGCGTGATCTGCGAGATCCTCAACGCCGACGGCAGCGCTGCGCGGCGCGAGAGCCTGGAGCAGTTCGCCGAAACGCGGGGGCTCACATTCATCACCGTCGCGCAGCTCGTGGCCCACCGACTCAAGCACGAACGGCTGGTACACCGCGTGGCCGAAGCGCGTCTGCCCACCGAATACGGCACGTGGCGCATCGTCGGGTACCGCAACGACGTCGACCCGCACGAACACGTCGCCCTCATCTACGGCGACGTGACCGAGGGCGAGAACGTGCTGGTGCGCATGCACTCCAAGTGCCTCACCGGCGACGTGTTCCACTCTAAACGTTGCGACTGCGGCTGGCAGCTGGACACCGCCATGCGCATGATCTCCGAAGAGGGGCGCGGCGTGATCGTGTACCTCGACCAGGAGGGGCGCGGCATCGGGCTGCTCAACAAGCTCAAGGCCTACGAACTGCAGGACACCGGCATTGACACCGTCGAGGCGAACGAGCGACTCGGGTTCAAACCCGACCTCCGCAACTACGGCATCGGCGCTCAGATCCTGCTTGATATAGGGCTCAGGTCCATTCGGCCGATCACCAACAATCCGCGTAAGATGGTCGGACTGGAAGGCTACGGGCTGCGCGTCGAGGAGCGCGTACCGATCGTTCAGCCGGCACAGGACGAGAACGCCGACTACATGAAGACGAAGCGCGAAAAGCTCGGACATCTCCTCGTCTCCTAA
- the nusB gene encoding transcription antitermination factor NusB — protein MRVETRARARALQAVYAWDLRGTADLDRVATAVWDDLAIAPDERRLAGLLVREIIDHGDEIDRELAAVTTNWRLERLGVIERTVLRVAAAELHRGETPARVVIQEAIRLAERYGSEQSARFVNGVVDALARRMGRL, from the coding sequence ATGAGGGTTGAGACGCGCGCCCGGGCCCGGGCGCTGCAGGCGGTGTACGCGTGGGACCTTCGCGGCACGGCCGATCTGGACCGGGTGGCCACGGCGGTCTGGGACGACCTGGCCATCGCGCCCGACGAACGCCGTCTCGCCGGCCTGCTCGTGCGCGAGATCATCGACCACGGGGACGAGATCGATCGCGAACTGGCCGCCGTCACCACGAACTGGCGATTGGAGCGGCTGGGGGTCATTGAACGCACCGTGCTGCGCGTGGCCGCCGCCGAACTGCACCGCGGGGAGACACCGGCCCGCGTCGTGATCCAGGAGGCCATCCGCCTGGCCGAGCGGTACGGGAGTGAGCAGAGCGCGCGGTTCGTGAACGGCGTGGTTGACGCGCTTGCCCGGCGCATGGGACGCCTCTAG
- a CDS encoding PTS sugar transporter subunit IIC: MTLAGLLPIALLGGIAGLDTVSFPQVMISRPLVAATLGGALVGAPGPGLLVGAVLELIALETLPVGASRYPEWGSASVVAGSLFGASADSAVGALTVAVLGGLIVAWLGGWTMVKVRQRNAVVARAHQAALDAGAPGAVMGVQLAGLTADLVRGVALSGVAYAVLLPAERAVLAHWTLSEQGSRAALVATAASVAAAATWKLFHSTTWARWFFIGGLGLGLLALGLR, encoded by the coding sequence GTGACGCTCGCCGGCCTGCTCCCCATCGCCCTCCTGGGCGGCATCGCCGGGCTGGATACGGTGAGCTTTCCCCAGGTGATGATCTCGCGGCCGCTCGTGGCGGCCACGCTGGGCGGCGCCCTCGTTGGCGCTCCGGGGCCAGGGCTGCTCGTGGGCGCCGTGCTCGAGTTGATCGCTCTCGAGACGCTTCCCGTGGGCGCATCACGGTATCCCGAATGGGGCTCGGCGTCGGTCGTGGCGGGCAGCCTCTTCGGGGCCAGCGCCGATTCGGCGGTCGGCGCGCTCACCGTGGCCGTGCTGGGCGGGCTGATCGTGGCTTGGCTCGGTGGCTGGACGATGGTGAAGGTGCGGCAGCGCAACGCGGTCGTGGCCAGGGCCCACCAGGCCGCGCTCGACGCTGGGGCGCCGGGCGCGGTGATGGGCGTGCAGTTAGCGGGGCTGACCGCCGATCTCGTGCGCGGCGTCGCCTTGAGCGGCGTTGCCTATGCCGTGCTCCTTCCTGCTGAACGGGCCGTGCTCGCCCACTGGACGCTCTCCGAACAGGGGTCGCGCGCTGCCCTCGTGGCCACGGCCGCCAGTGTGGCGGCCGCTGCCACGTGGAAGCTCTTCCACTCCACGACCTGGGCCCGCTGGTTCTTCATCGGTGGCCTGGGGCTTGGGCTCCTGGCCCTGGGGCTGCGATGA